Proteins encoded in a region of the Streptomyces sp. PCS3-D2 genome:
- a CDS encoding ParB/RepB/Spo0J family partition protein, giving the protein MSTIRTVKMTQVHRNPNQPREFFDEAKLQELATAIKTYGQMTPIEVRPMDEGGYQIVSGERRWRAHQLLNKATIKVSIISEKNDLKAFKRSVSENVNREDMTPFEEANAYQRILDEEDGATEKSVAADFGKTTAYVRLRLQLLNLRHEFQQIVSEGKIGTQAAVQIAQLSLANQGAMLAKFTRGEFESDNAIVHFAYAMKQQQNQAVLMITEELTPEQKEKRAAAKRKTKTTLDRIEQIRVLLDEIGATSELKLAEALEGEVGKRLEQLDRVAESLTKARFQLKQAKAHAEAKEILVNPEAEAEEHSQQAEPVAA; this is encoded by the coding sequence ATGTCCACGATCCGCACCGTCAAGATGACCCAGGTCCACCGCAACCCGAACCAGCCCCGCGAGTTCTTCGACGAGGCGAAGCTCCAGGAGCTGGCCACGGCCATCAAGACGTACGGGCAGATGACGCCGATCGAGGTCCGCCCGATGGACGAGGGTGGATATCAGATCGTCTCCGGCGAGCGCCGCTGGCGGGCGCACCAGCTCCTGAACAAGGCCACGATCAAGGTCTCGATCATCTCCGAGAAGAACGACCTGAAGGCCTTCAAGCGGTCGGTGAGCGAGAACGTGAACCGCGAGGACATGACCCCCTTCGAGGAGGCCAACGCCTACCAGCGCATCCTGGACGAGGAGGACGGCGCCACGGAGAAGTCGGTGGCCGCCGACTTCGGCAAGACGACGGCGTACGTGCGCCTCCGCCTCCAGCTGCTCAACCTGCGCCACGAGTTCCAGCAGATCGTCTCCGAGGGGAAGATCGGCACGCAGGCGGCCGTGCAGATCGCGCAGCTCAGCCTCGCCAACCAGGGCGCCATGCTGGCCAAGTTCACCCGAGGCGAGTTCGAGAGCGACAACGCGATCGTCCACTTCGCCTACGCGATGAAGCAGCAGCAGAACCAGGCAGTCCTGATGATCACTGAGGAGCTGACGCCGGAGCAGAAGGAGAAGCGCGCCGCCGCGAAGCGCAAGACGAAGACGACGCTCGACCGGATCGAGCAGATCCGCGTGCTGCTCGACGAGATCGGCGCAACCAGCGAACTCAAGCTCGCCGAGGCCCTGGAGGGCGAGGTCGGCAAGCGGCTGGAGCAGCTGGACCGGGTGGCCGAGTCGCTGACCAAGGCCAGGTTCCAGCTCAAGCAGGCCAAGGCTCACGCGGAGGCCAAGGAGATCCTGGTCAACCCCGAGGCCGAGGCCGAGGAGCACAGCCAGCAGGCCGAGCCGGTTGCGGCCTGA
- a CDS encoding helix-turn-helix domain-containing protein gives MGEGAPPSRGVIGDRLDHLIKELHPPGRPPFSEREIARKMAEKAEPDVPTLTHASISNIRNGTTKNPGVDSLRALAKFFGVPVAYFLDDNVAEVTDRRMREIKEGAERARASDELAEVLEDNDVRAIAFRLNGLSTKALRGIRGIVEGARDSEGLPQVEEKTTWRRRSRS, from the coding sequence ATGGGAGAGGGCGCTCCCCCCAGCCGTGGCGTGATCGGCGACCGACTCGACCACCTGATCAAGGAGCTGCACCCGCCGGGGCGGCCCCCCTTCAGCGAGCGGGAGATCGCGCGCAAGATGGCGGAGAAGGCCGAGCCGGACGTGCCGACCCTCACGCATGCCAGCATCAGCAACATCCGCAACGGCACCACCAAGAACCCCGGGGTCGACAGCCTCCGGGCCCTCGCCAAGTTCTTCGGCGTACCCGTCGCCTACTTCCTCGACGACAACGTGGCCGAAGTCACGGACCGCCGTATGCGGGAGATCAAGGAGGGCGCCGAGCGCGCCCGAGCGAGCGACGAGCTCGCCGAGGTGCTGGAGGACAACGACGTCCGGGCGATAGCCTTCCGTCTCAACGGCCTTTCCACAAAGGCACTTAGAGGCATCCGAGGAATCGTCGAAGGGGCCCGCGACTCCGAAGGCCTTCCGCAGGTTGAAGAGAAAACCACCTGGCGGCGCCGCAGTCGATCTTGA
- a CDS encoding MAB_1171c family putative transporter, whose translation MALWVVALWRLPAAIRIPRQRPLWTAFACIALASTIARPAVKHIVVEPTGVNNLATVLQHILGMGGSTAVLFFVIAMAKPDALRWGRPLLYSCAAVGSALLVTFFALTPRPTEVHNFFEANLGQPTGTAYCLVFLGYLTIAMTISSWLFWSYGRRAAGASLRAGLRLLGAGTAFGALYTTWRIAHMTTRLADVPFVTDDDTTQLIADLVEYTSIALIILGNSVPAVGVLWRSVTYRRALREVRPLWAELIEAAPGVVLDQPAGRGPRLQLHRQLIEIWDVVLILRAYASADLIAAAQQQAQAAGLDEEGTARLAEAMWIRVAWLAALKGEAPHTDAPEESAEQDTDFDAEVRKALGLARAFQDPRTAEFARHHQEQPA comes from the coding sequence ATCGCCCTTTGGGTAGTGGCCCTCTGGCGCCTGCCCGCAGCAATCCGCATACCCCGCCAGCGCCCCCTGTGGACTGCGTTCGCGTGCATCGCGCTGGCCTCCACGATCGCCCGGCCGGCGGTCAAGCACATCGTTGTTGAGCCGACCGGCGTCAACAACCTCGCCACGGTCCTCCAGCACATCCTGGGCATGGGCGGCAGCACCGCCGTGCTGTTCTTCGTCATCGCCATGGCGAAGCCCGACGCGCTGAGGTGGGGCCGACCCCTGCTCTACTCGTGCGCGGCCGTCGGCTCCGCTCTGCTGGTGACGTTCTTCGCGCTCACCCCGCGCCCCACCGAAGTACACAACTTCTTCGAAGCGAACCTCGGGCAGCCCACCGGAACCGCGTACTGCCTCGTGTTCCTCGGGTACCTCACGATCGCCATGACCATCTCGTCCTGGCTGTTCTGGTCCTACGGGCGCCGCGCGGCCGGCGCCTCCCTCAGGGCCGGGCTGCGGCTCCTGGGCGCCGGGACCGCCTTCGGGGCGCTCTACACCACCTGGCGCATCGCCCACATGACGACCCGCCTCGCCGACGTCCCGTTCGTCACCGACGACGACACCACCCAGCTCATCGCGGACCTGGTCGAGTACACGAGTATCGCGCTGATCATCCTCGGCAACAGCGTTCCTGCGGTGGGCGTCCTGTGGCGGTCGGTCACCTACCGGCGAGCCCTCAGGGAGGTGCGTCCGCTGTGGGCCGAGCTGATCGAGGCCGCCCCCGGTGTCGTGCTGGACCAGCCCGCCGGCCGCGGCCCGCGTCTTCAGCTCCACCGGCAGCTCATCGAAATCTGGGACGTCGTCCTCATCTTGCGGGCCTACGCGTCCGCAGACCTGATCGCAGCCGCGCAGCAGCAGGCCCAGGCCGCAGGGCTCGACGAGGAAGGCACCGCCCGGCTCGCCGAAGCCATGTGGATCCGCGTTGCGTGGCTGGCCGCCCTAAAGGGCGAAGCACCCCACACGGACGCGCCCGAAGAGAGCGCCGAGCAGGACACGGACTTCGACGCCGAAGTCCGCAAGGCCCTGGGCCTGGCCCGCGCCTTCCAGGACCCGCGCACCGCGGAGTTCGCACGCCACCACCAGGAGCAGCCCGCATGA
- a CDS encoding phosphatase PAP2 family protein: MTATLTPDAPTPARAKSPLTAVGTDVLEPRTWIIGVTLLMGWHADRLTGIGWGLVAAVFCGVVPMLWIKWGQRRGYWGDRHVRRRQDRLIVLPGVIISVATCITLMFTLSAPREMSALVLAMLATLVAILAITTAWKISVHTAVSAGALVMLAFAYGPWVLVAVPLVALVGWSRVVLRDHTLAQVLAGTVLGAVLAGAVFTWLR, encoded by the coding sequence ATGACCGCTACCCTCACCCCCGACGCACCGACGCCGGCCCGAGCGAAGAGCCCCCTGACGGCCGTAGGCACCGACGTACTTGAGCCCCGGACCTGGATCATCGGCGTCACGCTGCTCATGGGCTGGCACGCCGACCGGCTGACCGGTATCGGCTGGGGCCTGGTGGCGGCCGTGTTCTGCGGAGTTGTCCCCATGCTGTGGATCAAGTGGGGCCAGCGCCGTGGTTACTGGGGAGACCGGCACGTGCGCCGCCGCCAGGATCGGCTGATCGTCCTGCCGGGCGTCATCATCTCCGTCGCCACGTGCATCACGCTCATGTTCACGCTGAGCGCGCCCCGGGAAATGAGCGCCCTGGTCCTGGCCATGCTCGCCACGCTCGTTGCGATCCTGGCCATCACCACGGCCTGGAAGATCAGCGTGCACACTGCGGTCTCCGCTGGCGCGCTCGTCATGCTCGCCTTCGCCTACGGTCCGTGGGTACTCGTGGCCGTGCCACTGGTGGCCCTCGTCGGCTGGTCCCGCGTTGTCCTGCGTGATCACACGCTTGCCCAGGTCCTGGCCGGGACCGTGCTGGGCGCCGTACTTGCCGGAGCGGTCTTCACCTGGCTGCGCTAA
- a CDS encoding site-specific integrase: MFKGSIYKRCGCTTPKLDEAGEPILNAKGNPVMRELKDDCPRLKKREKGHGSWYYYVHLPDDAKGDRRRPRKGGYLTKEEAEKAAQKLWDEAADGVDVENKITVAEFLRTWIANRADLKDTMKEEYADDLEKIFIPAFGHRLLRELRTSHVQAVFADIWAFNEVKAANQVAADQARAVCAAAHAAWKDAPRPRPPELRAAWNAARANLKEALSKPRRDTGPGRQLKLLNTLSGAMKHAVKTKVLTDNPCEHVNLPKYEAPDPLVWTDERVAHWRATGEIPGPVMVWTPEQTGEFLDRSTDHRLYPAWHMQVFRAPRRGESAGLRWTELDLKQATATISHTLVTNRNHKVRAESPKSRASNRTFTLDSSTLALHIALRDTQQTEKAQWQAKYRKDPKKYEPYMDTGYVYVQPDGRPWHPDSMSQAFARHIKRLGLPPIRLHDLRHCAASLSLAAGLSMKAIQALLGHASYALTANTYTSLMPQFAQVEADATVAVVPRKNAPTPTPDPEGGDRSTEPSEGQAGPQLTLVPTPRDAAPAAA, from the coding sequence GTGTTCAAGGGGAGCATCTACAAAAGGTGCGGCTGCACCACGCCCAAACTGGACGAGGCCGGCGAGCCCATCCTGAACGCCAAGGGCAACCCCGTCATGCGGGAACTCAAGGACGACTGCCCCCGGCTCAAGAAGCGGGAGAAGGGCCACGGGTCCTGGTACTACTACGTCCACCTGCCCGACGACGCCAAAGGCGACCGGCGCCGCCCCCGCAAAGGCGGCTACCTGACCAAAGAGGAGGCCGAGAAGGCCGCCCAGAAGCTGTGGGACGAGGCGGCCGACGGCGTAGACGTCGAGAACAAGATCACCGTCGCCGAGTTCCTCCGTACCTGGATCGCCAACCGCGCGGACCTCAAGGACACCATGAAGGAGGAGTACGCCGACGACCTCGAAAAGATCTTCATCCCCGCCTTCGGCCACCGTCTCCTGCGGGAGCTCCGCACCTCGCACGTACAGGCGGTCTTCGCGGACATCTGGGCATTCAACGAGGTCAAGGCCGCCAACCAGGTCGCAGCTGATCAAGCTCGCGCCGTCTGCGCCGCAGCCCACGCCGCCTGGAAGGACGCCCCGCGGCCCCGCCCGCCGGAGCTCCGTGCGGCGTGGAACGCCGCCCGTGCCAACCTGAAAGAAGCCCTCTCCAAGCCTCGCCGCGACACCGGCCCCGGCCGACAGCTCAAGCTACTCAACACCCTGTCCGGCGCAATGAAGCACGCAGTCAAGACCAAGGTCCTCACCGACAACCCGTGCGAGCACGTCAACCTGCCCAAGTACGAAGCGCCCGACCCTCTGGTCTGGACTGACGAGCGCGTCGCGCACTGGAGGGCAACCGGCGAGATCCCCGGCCCGGTCATGGTGTGGACCCCGGAGCAGACCGGCGAGTTCCTCGATCGCAGCACCGATCACCGCCTCTACCCTGCCTGGCACATGCAGGTCTTCCGGGCACCCCGGCGAGGCGAATCGGCTGGCCTGCGCTGGACCGAGCTCGACCTCAAGCAGGCCACCGCGACCATCTCCCACACCCTGGTGACCAACCGCAACCACAAGGTCCGCGCGGAATCCCCCAAGAGCCGGGCGAGCAACCGGACCTTCACCCTCGACAGCAGCACCCTCGCTCTCCACATCGCCCTGCGCGACACCCAGCAGACTGAGAAGGCCCAGTGGCAGGCCAAGTACCGCAAGGACCCGAAGAAGTACGAGCCGTACATGGACACCGGGTACGTCTACGTCCAGCCCGACGGCCGGCCGTGGCACCCCGACTCCATGAGCCAGGCGTTCGCCCGCCACATCAAGCGCCTGGGACTGCCACCGATCCGCCTGCACGACCTCCGCCACTGCGCGGCATCCCTCAGCCTCGCCGCCGGCCTGTCCATGAAGGCCATCCAGGCACTGCTGGGGCACGCCTCCTACGCGCTCACCGCCAACACGTACACCAGCCTGATGCCGCAATTCGCCCAGGTCGAGGCCGACGCGACGGTGGCCGTAGTGCCCCGGAAGAACGCCCCGACCCCGACTCCCGACCCGGAGGGCGGAGACCGCTCAACCGAGCCCTCGGAAGGACAGGCCGGACCGCAGCTCACCCTGGTACCCACCCCACGAGATGCCGCTCCAGCGGCAGCCTGA
- a CDS encoding helix-turn-helix domain-containing protein: MPRSAPPDDDILARRRRIALQIRAAREYRNFTQERLANAMGMDRPSYTLLEQGKVSPRLDTLLRISDALGMPLSELVRE, from the coding sequence GTGCCGCGCTCCGCCCCACCCGACGACGACATCCTTGCCCGTCGAAGACGCATCGCGCTCCAGATCCGGGCCGCGCGCGAGTACCGGAACTTCACTCAGGAGCGGCTCGCCAACGCCATGGGCATGGACCGGCCGTCGTACACCCTGCTGGAGCAGGGCAAGGTCAGCCCTCGCCTGGACACCCTGCTGCGGATCTCTGACGCGCTCGGGATGCCGCTGTCGGAGCTGGTCAGGGAGTAG
- a CDS encoding helix-turn-helix domain-containing protein codes for MHSLPHDHTGARIKRLRLERHLTQTALADLAGISASLLTKIERKERPATPYVVACLARALRVDIGTVTGQPYTAELRADQLDVLIRPIRQALDVYDLGPDPEIHPRPHQLLADDAEAFLVAVRAGEIKQVAAQLPSVIQEATTAAHTAPGRDAWLLLASLYRTAYDVASKLGFYDLAALSLARMDWAAERGSDAVVGGMYRYMRALTYLREGEYRTGERLVQLGLRTLAQADPSREREVVTGQLHLGAAVMAGRSKNRGRADGHLDEAERIAAGTGEAVSTHWLAFGPTNVQVHRVSVLAELDEYGQAAQAGRGVTIPKDWPKSRRSHHYAELARAQMWTGDLDDSFQNLLRARKAAPQQARYHQTVRETYAGLEAARRLLPDSFLSYGSWLGA; via the coding sequence ATGCACTCTCTACCGCACGACCACACCGGCGCACGCATCAAGCGCCTGCGCCTCGAACGCCACCTCACTCAGACAGCCCTCGCAGACCTGGCCGGAATCTCCGCCAGCCTGCTCACAAAGATCGAACGCAAAGAACGCCCCGCCACCCCCTACGTCGTAGCCTGCCTCGCCCGCGCACTCCGCGTGGACATCGGTACCGTCACCGGCCAGCCATACACCGCCGAGCTGCGCGCCGACCAACTCGACGTGCTGATAAGGCCCATCCGCCAGGCCCTGGACGTATACGACCTCGGCCCGGACCCAGAGATCCACCCTCGCCCGCACCAGCTCCTCGCAGACGACGCCGAGGCCTTCCTCGTCGCCGTCCGCGCGGGCGAGATCAAGCAGGTCGCCGCCCAACTCCCGAGCGTCATCCAGGAAGCGACCACGGCCGCGCACACGGCGCCCGGCCGGGACGCCTGGCTCCTCCTCGCCAGCCTGTACCGCACGGCGTACGACGTCGCCTCCAAGCTCGGGTTCTACGACTTGGCCGCACTCAGCTTGGCCCGCATGGACTGGGCCGCCGAGCGCGGGTCGGACGCAGTGGTCGGCGGCATGTACCGCTACATGCGCGCCTTGACGTATCTCCGCGAAGGCGAGTACCGCACCGGCGAGCGCCTCGTCCAGCTCGGCCTGCGCACCCTCGCGCAGGCGGACCCGTCCCGGGAGCGGGAGGTCGTCACCGGGCAGCTGCACCTCGGCGCCGCAGTGATGGCCGGCCGGTCGAAGAATCGCGGCCGCGCAGACGGGCACCTGGATGAGGCGGAGCGGATCGCGGCCGGGACCGGCGAGGCGGTGAGCACGCACTGGCTGGCGTTCGGCCCGACCAACGTCCAGGTGCACCGGGTCAGCGTGCTGGCCGAGCTGGACGAGTACGGGCAGGCGGCGCAGGCCGGGCGGGGGGTGACGATCCCGAAGGACTGGCCGAAGTCCCGCAGGAGCCACCACTACGCGGAGCTGGCGCGCGCGCAGATGTGGACGGGTGACCTCGACGATTCCTTCCAGAACCTGCTGAGGGCCCGCAAGGCCGCGCCGCAGCAGGCCCGCTATCACCAGACGGTGCGGGAGACGTACGCGGGGCTGGAGGCCGCCCGCCGCCTCCTCCCGGACTCGTTCCTTTCATACGGCTCCTGGCTCGGGGCCTAA
- a CDS encoding SGNH/GDSL hydrolase family protein, producing MPTTRTVTGLVGSQIIGASSGIRRVVLAPYPARWTDTDGDTILASPGEEQTITNGAWSAELVTTDDTTIEPATGRLWRYEEYHQGVIVKVLHFLLPYGDGSPVPITDLIQTDPGNVTYLRGPEGPAGPAGADGADGATGPQGETGPAGETGAAGPAGADGAQGLQGLAGADGAPSRTAEVRISDGAVQDLASAASWTIAATSVGTQLKCSIPAEPGDRIRVDLGMLYSGTRYLDLALLDSAGAIAQYGASGTSSPLAEGAPEFYPSTSFGKATSGGTFTVAASHLAGGQATIALVNQGTGAGRVYAYSGYPWRMTLTNMGPAPAPSAISVAQTSTPASGYVKYAPPGVALSGSDVTGPFSYLGAGGFQIGSGTPDSTYVLPTTRYPNTRGVLSSSQSIWSVEFGTDATAFQLRFNWQTGGSYRLWVDGRRMTDLMQSLGGTTPGNTHMLTVTLGAAQPRVIRLDFSVAPFGGIFLPPGATMWKPPAPSGRIMVLGDSIPGGSSMNTAGGAGTFFPRAARALGYTDAWNEALGSTGYITAGSTATLGTRAPIDVIPHNPDTLLIFAGYNDSAGSQPAISAAAASLYSAVTAGLPAARIYILGCWAPTGSPGASLTTTDETLRLAAAAAGLPFISPITGAVYDAAGALVATHGPWVTGTGRVGAPTGSGNADLYIGTDATHPTDAGHKYLASRVVSAIQELAA from the coding sequence ATGCCCACCACCCGTACCGTGACCGGGCTGGTCGGCAGCCAGATCATCGGGGCGTCGTCAGGGATCCGGCGGGTCGTCCTGGCCCCCTACCCGGCCCGCTGGACCGACACCGACGGAGACACCATCCTCGCCTCGCCGGGCGAGGAACAGACCATCACCAACGGCGCCTGGTCCGCCGAGCTAGTCACCACCGACGACACCACCATCGAGCCGGCAACCGGCCGCCTGTGGCGCTACGAGGAGTACCACCAGGGCGTCATCGTCAAGGTGCTCCACTTCCTGCTGCCCTACGGCGACGGGAGCCCTGTCCCCATCACCGACCTGATCCAGACCGACCCCGGGAACGTCACCTACCTGCGCGGCCCCGAGGGTCCGGCCGGACCGGCAGGCGCCGACGGCGCGGACGGGGCGACCGGCCCGCAGGGCGAAACTGGCCCTGCCGGAGAGACCGGAGCGGCCGGGCCCGCGGGCGCGGACGGCGCGCAGGGTCTCCAGGGCCTGGCGGGAGCGGACGGCGCCCCGAGCCGTACCGCAGAGGTCCGGATCTCCGACGGCGCGGTACAGGACCTGGCCAGCGCCGCATCGTGGACGATCGCGGCGACGAGCGTCGGCACCCAACTCAAGTGCAGCATCCCGGCCGAGCCCGGGGACCGGATCCGCGTAGACCTCGGCATGCTCTACAGCGGCACGAGGTACCTCGACCTGGCGCTCCTCGACTCCGCAGGCGCCATCGCCCAGTACGGGGCGTCTGGGACGTCGTCGCCGCTCGCGGAGGGCGCGCCGGAGTTCTACCCGTCCACCTCGTTCGGGAAGGCGACCAGTGGCGGCACGTTCACGGTGGCCGCCAGCCACCTCGCCGGCGGGCAGGCGACGATCGCACTCGTCAACCAGGGCACCGGCGCCGGCCGGGTGTACGCGTACTCCGGCTATCCGTGGCGGATGACGCTGACGAACATGGGGCCCGCACCAGCCCCGTCGGCGATCAGCGTGGCGCAGACGTCGACGCCAGCGTCCGGGTACGTCAAGTACGCGCCGCCCGGAGTGGCGCTGTCGGGCAGCGATGTGACGGGCCCGTTCTCGTATCTGGGGGCTGGGGGGTTCCAGATCGGTTCGGGCACACCCGACAGCACCTACGTCCTGCCGACGACCCGCTACCCGAACACCCGCGGCGTCCTGTCGTCGAGTCAGTCGATCTGGTCGGTGGAGTTCGGCACGGACGCCACCGCGTTCCAGCTCCGATTCAACTGGCAGACCGGCGGCTCCTACCGGCTGTGGGTGGACGGCCGCCGCATGACGGACCTGATGCAGTCCCTCGGCGGGACAACGCCCGGCAACACGCACATGCTGACCGTGACGCTGGGCGCCGCGCAGCCGCGCGTGATCCGGCTGGACTTCAGCGTGGCCCCGTTCGGCGGGATCTTCCTCCCGCCCGGTGCGACGATGTGGAAACCGCCGGCCCCGTCCGGCCGGATCATGGTGCTCGGGGACTCCATCCCGGGCGGCTCCAGCATGAATACCGCCGGCGGCGCGGGCACCTTCTTCCCGCGGGCGGCCCGCGCACTCGGGTACACGGACGCCTGGAACGAGGCGCTCGGCTCCACCGGCTACATCACCGCCGGGTCCACGGCCACGCTGGGCACGCGCGCGCCGATCGACGTGATCCCGCACAACCCGGACACGTTGCTGATCTTCGCCGGGTACAACGACTCCGCCGGCAGCCAGCCGGCCATCTCGGCGGCCGCGGCCAGCCTGTACAGCGCGGTGACCGCCGGGCTACCGGCGGCGCGGATCTACATCCTCGGCTGCTGGGCTCCGACCGGCTCACCGGGAGCCTCGCTGACAACCACGGACGAGACACTCCGGCTGGCCGCGGCCGCTGCGGGCCTGCCGTTCATCTCCCCCATCACGGGAGCGGTGTACGACGCTGCCGGGGCGCTCGTGGCGACGCACGGGCCGTGGGTCACCGGCACCGGCCGGGTCGGCGCGCCCACCGGGTCGGGGAATGCCGACCTCTATATCGGGACGGACGCGACCCACCCCACGGACGCGGGGCACAAGTACCTCGCTTCGCGGGTGGTCTCGGCAATCCAAGAACTCGCGGCCTGA